One Misgurnus anguillicaudatus chromosome 20, ASM2758022v2, whole genome shotgun sequence DNA segment encodes these proteins:
- the qrfp gene encoding uncharacterized protein qrfp produces the protein MKFQVFHISSPIKTTVFFLLVLLVQPPRVLMLPHQPMVYLPMLDSPEWESAMLKLQASLGASDNRPTSELRPWDLTEEPEELLGRMKAELGWGQRSIVKSQKREELGRRPMGTFPDNHIEALHYSEGGEDEEEEGGEKRNEALTSIAGGLQAFNRQKGGFGFRFGRK, from the coding sequence ATGAAATTCCAGGTTTTCCATATTTCCTCCCCTATTAAAACCACAGTCTTCTTTTTGCTAGTATTACTAGTTCAGCCTCCCAGAGTACTGATGCTGCCACACCAACCCATGGTTTACCTGCCCATGCTGGACAGTCCTGAGTGGGAATCTGCAATGCTCAAGCTTCAGGCTTCACTAGGAGCTTCAGACAACAGACCGACATCAGAGCTCCGACCCTGGGATCTCACTGAGGAGCCTGAGGAGCTTCTAGGGAGGATGAAGGCAGAACTGGGCTGGGGGCAGAGGAGCATCGTGAAGAGCCAGAAACGAGAAGAGCTGGGACGGAGACCCATGGGGACATTCCCAGACAATCATATAGAGGCTCTACACTATTCTGAGGGTGGTGAGGATGAAGAAGAAGAGGGTGGGGAAAAGCGGAACGAGGCCCTCACTTCAATCGCTGGAGGTTTGCAGGCCTTTAATAGACAGAAAGGAGGTTTTGGCTTTCGATTTGGCAGAAAATGA
- the LOC129454452 gene encoding class I histocompatibility antigen, F10 alpha chain isoform X2, whose amino-acid sequence MDIIVLCSVVLLGAVVPVQSETHSLYYIYTALSKPVNLPGIYDFTAMGLLDDREIDYYNSKEQKKIPKQDWMKEKLPQDYWEKGTQSRKSKEQWFNVNVNILMERMKHNDSDVHVLQWRHGCEIIKEGNAVTFSKGIDEYSYDGENFLSFDDRNSQWVAPMLEAVPTKRKWDNVPILNQYTKGYLEKECVDWLNKFREYGNKELRKSSPPEVHVFAKRATGNKNNLKLTCLATGFYPKDVTLFIRKYRTSLRDNEIESTGVRPNHDGTYQLRKSVEIAEDEKADYDCFVSHITLPEPIITKWDGKCSDCSESMAIGVVIGAVAGIFVCCLAGVGVALYLRKKRRAGNQNNANRPANNSTPNDEENKALINKAPSDSSGNSSLEEVNKCDGGSTGSQERRTPDSGQGSSTESSDSSPASSQEKVNV is encoded by the exons ATGGATATTATTGTTTTGTGTTCAGTGGTTCTGCTCGGTGCTGTTGTACCGGTCCAGAGT GAGACTCATTCCCTGTACTACATCTACACCGCTTTATCCAAACCTGTGAATCTGCCAGGCATCTATGATTTCACAGCTATGGGTTTACTGGATGACAGAGAGATTGATTACTACAACAGCAAGGAACAAAAAAAGATTCCTAAACAGGATTGGATGAAAGAGAAATTGCCACAGGATTACTGGGAGAAAGGTACCCAATCCCGAAAGAGCAAAGAACAGTGGTTTAATGTGAATGTCAACATTCTGATGGAACGAATGAAACACAATGATTCAG ATGTTCATGTTCTTCAGTGGAGACATGGTTGTGAAATTATAAAAGAGGGAAATGCAGTGACATTCTCCAAAGGTATCGATGAATACAGCTATGACGGTGAAAACTTCCTTTCCTTTGATGATAGGAACTCACAGTGGGTTGCCCCAATGCTTGAAGCTGTCCCAACCAAGAGGAAATGGGATAATGTGCCCATCTTAAACCAGTACACCAAGGGCTACCTGGAGAAAGAGTGTGTGGACTGGTTGAACAAGTTCAGAGAATATGGAAACAAGGAACTCAGAAAAAGCT CTCCACCAGAGGTTCATGTGTTTGCAAAAAGGGCTACCGGTAACAAAAACAACTTGAAACTCACCTGCCTGGCCACTGGCTTCTACCCCAAAGATGTGACACTGTTCATTAGGAAATATCGCACATCTCTGCGTGATAATGAGATTGAATCCACAGGAGTCAGACCAAATCATGATGGAACATATCAGCTGCGAAAGAGTGTGGAAATTGCAGAGGATGAAAAAGCAGATTATGATTGTTTTGTGAGCCACATCACTCTACCAGAACCAATAATCACTAAATGGG ATGGAAAATGCAGTGATTGCAGTGAATCCATGGCTATTGGTGTTGTGATCGGGGCTGTGGCTGgtatttttgtttgctgtttaGCTGGAGTTGGAGTTGCCCTCTATCTTCGCAAGAAAAGAAGAGCTG GAAACCAGAATAATGCTAATAGACCAGCAAACAACAGTACACCGAATGATGAAGAGAATAAAGCTTTGATTAATAAAGCACCATCAGACAGCAGTGGCAATAGTTCTCTGGAGGAAGTGAACAAATGTG ATGGTGGAAGCACTGGAAGCCAGGAGAGAAGAACACCTGATTCTG GACAAGGGAGCTCAACCGAATCTTCAGACAGCAGTCCAGCTAGTTCTCAGGAGAAAGTGAATGTTTAA
- the LOC129454452 gene encoding class I histocompatibility antigen, F10 alpha chain isoform X1 gives MDIIVLCSVVLLGAVVPVQSETHSLYYIYTALSKPVNLPGIYDFTAMGLLDDREIDYYNSKEQKKIPKQDWMKEKLPQDYWEKGTQSRKSKEQWFNVNVNILMERMKHNDSDVHVLQWRHGCEIIKEGNAVTFSKGIDEYSYDGENFLSFDDRNSQWVAPMLEAVPTKRKWDNVPILNQYTKGYLEKECVDWLNKFREYGNKELRKSSPPEVHVFAKRATGNKNNLKLTCLATGFYPKDVTLFIRKYRTSLRDNEIESTGVRPNHDGTYQLRKSVEIAEDEKADYDCFVSHITLPEPIITKWDGKCSDCSESMAIGVVIGAVAGIFVCCLAGVGVALYLRKKRRADSQRSNQTDPEVPLVTGNQNNANRPANNSTPNDEENKALINKAPSDSSGNSSLEEVNKCDGGSTGSQERRTPDSGQGSSTESSDSSPASSQEKVNV, from the exons ATGGATATTATTGTTTTGTGTTCAGTGGTTCTGCTCGGTGCTGTTGTACCGGTCCAGAGT GAGACTCATTCCCTGTACTACATCTACACCGCTTTATCCAAACCTGTGAATCTGCCAGGCATCTATGATTTCACAGCTATGGGTTTACTGGATGACAGAGAGATTGATTACTACAACAGCAAGGAACAAAAAAAGATTCCTAAACAGGATTGGATGAAAGAGAAATTGCCACAGGATTACTGGGAGAAAGGTACCCAATCCCGAAAGAGCAAAGAACAGTGGTTTAATGTGAATGTCAACATTCTGATGGAACGAATGAAACACAATGATTCAG ATGTTCATGTTCTTCAGTGGAGACATGGTTGTGAAATTATAAAAGAGGGAAATGCAGTGACATTCTCCAAAGGTATCGATGAATACAGCTATGACGGTGAAAACTTCCTTTCCTTTGATGATAGGAACTCACAGTGGGTTGCCCCAATGCTTGAAGCTGTCCCAACCAAGAGGAAATGGGATAATGTGCCCATCTTAAACCAGTACACCAAGGGCTACCTGGAGAAAGAGTGTGTGGACTGGTTGAACAAGTTCAGAGAATATGGAAACAAGGAACTCAGAAAAAGCT CTCCACCAGAGGTTCATGTGTTTGCAAAAAGGGCTACCGGTAACAAAAACAACTTGAAACTCACCTGCCTGGCCACTGGCTTCTACCCCAAAGATGTGACACTGTTCATTAGGAAATATCGCACATCTCTGCGTGATAATGAGATTGAATCCACAGGAGTCAGACCAAATCATGATGGAACATATCAGCTGCGAAAGAGTGTGGAAATTGCAGAGGATGAAAAAGCAGATTATGATTGTTTTGTGAGCCACATCACTCTACCAGAACCAATAATCACTAAATGGG ATGGAAAATGCAGTGATTGCAGTGAATCCATGGCTATTGGTGTTGTGATCGGGGCTGTGGCTGgtatttttgtttgctgtttaGCTGGAGTTGGAGTTGCCCTCTATCTTCGCAAGAAAAGAAGAGCTG ATTCTCAACGCAGTAACCAAACCGATCCCGAAGTTCCTCTGGTTACAG GAAACCAGAATAATGCTAATAGACCAGCAAACAACAGTACACCGAATGATGAAGAGAATAAAGCTTTGATTAATAAAGCACCATCAGACAGCAGTGGCAATAGTTCTCTGGAGGAAGTGAACAAATGTG ATGGTGGAAGCACTGGAAGCCAGGAGAGAAGAACACCTGATTCTG GACAAGGGAGCTCAACCGAATCTTCAGACAGCAGTCCAGCTAGTTCTCAGGAGAAAGTGAATGTTTAA